A region of bacterium DNA encodes the following proteins:
- a CDS encoding DUF2889 domain-containing protein, whose protein sequence is MRLDLHGEPLHTRTLGVTLTQRADGHLDAAGVLLDLRKRGFVPVGGDLQPAGIVHQMLLDGVIDPAGPTLTQLAVRQPHVAFERSALTRGESCRDPADRIALLAGARLDAGWARRLAEDIGGPRGCSHVLTLAQYLGATIAWVLPHLAAPPGVPPWDAGRRVFRRDVAVDGAQPDERTLVLALQQIDLHLAPVSEPAPAMERFAGARELRVLATVDLGAMAFTALEVAERRRDAARLDAPWAPRTDVAERCRGLSVLRGVSAALLERVDAADDRPVLDALLQLAPTLIQVFAALSDPWAAMAREQGWIVGMGGRPDSCWMWRRGGALRDARGPGDPAF, encoded by the coding sequence ATGCGTCTCGACCTCCACGGCGAGCCCCTCCACACCCGCACCCTCGGCGTCACCCTGACGCAGCGGGCCGACGGACATCTCGACGCCGCCGGCGTGCTGCTCGACCTGCGCAAGCGCGGCTTCGTCCCCGTCGGCGGCGACCTCCAGCCTGCCGGCATCGTCCATCAGATGCTGCTCGACGGGGTGATCGATCCGGCCGGCCCCACGCTGACGCAGCTCGCCGTGCGTCAGCCGCACGTGGCCTTCGAGCGCTCCGCGCTCACCCGCGGCGAGAGCTGCCGCGATCCGGCCGACCGCATCGCGCTCCTCGCCGGGGCGCGGCTCGACGCCGGCTGGGCGCGCCGGCTCGCCGAGGACATCGGCGGTCCGCGCGGCTGCTCGCACGTGCTCACGCTGGCTCAGTACCTCGGCGCCACGATCGCCTGGGTCCTGCCGCACCTGGCGGCGCCGCCCGGCGTCCCGCCGTGGGACGCAGGTCGACGCGTCTTCCGCCGCGACGTCGCCGTCGACGGCGCGCAGCCGGACGAGCGCACGCTCGTGCTCGCGCTCCAGCAGATCGATCTGCACCTCGCGCCGGTGTCCGAGCCCGCGCCGGCGATGGAGCGCTTCGCCGGCGCCCGCGAGCTGCGCGTGCTCGCGACGGTCGACCTCGGCGCGATGGCGTTCACGGCGCTCGAGGTCGCCGAGCGCCGCCGCGACGCCGCCCGGCTCGACGCACCGTGGGCGCCGCGCACGGACGTCGCCGAGCGGTGCCGCGGGCTCTCCGTCCTGCGCGGCGTCAGCGCCGCCCTCCTCGAGCGCGTGGACGCCGCCGACGACCGCCCCGTGCTCGACGCCCTCCTCCAGCTCGCACCGACGCTCATCCAGGTGTTCGCCGCGCTCTCCGATCCCTGGGCCGCGATGGCGCGCGAGCAGGGCTGGATCGTGGGCATGGGCGGACGTCCCGACTCGTGCTGGATGTGGCGACGCGGCGGCGCGCTGCGCGACGCCCGCGGCCCCGGCGACCCCGCCTTCTGA
- a CDS encoding ATP-dependent Clp protease adaptor ClpS codes for MAGPKEQGGVGVVEKTVPKERTRRPKRYKVLLHNDDYTTMEFVVWVLQAVFHHDEASATEIMLHVHRNGLGVAGVYTREVAEMRVAQVAALAKEHEFPLRASAEEED; via the coding sequence ATGGCAGGACCGAAGGAGCAAGGGGGCGTCGGGGTCGTCGAGAAGACGGTCCCGAAGGAGCGCACGCGCCGGCCCAAGCGCTACAAGGTTCTCCTGCACAACGACGACTACACCACCATGGAGTTCGTCGTCTGGGTGCTCCAGGCCGTCTTCCACCACGACGAGGCGAGCGCCACCGAGATCATGCTCCACGTCCACCGCAACGGGCTCGGCGTCGCCGGCGTCTACACCAGGGAGGTCGCCGAGATGCGGGTCGCGCAGGTCGCGGCATTGGCCAAGGAGCACGAGTTCCCGCTGCGCGCGAGCGCCGAGGAGGAGGACTGA
- the clpA gene encoding ATP-dependent Clp protease ATP-binding subunit ClpA translates to MRLSRSLEQSLSLAVREARRRRHEFLTLEHVLWALLHDDAVARVVRACGGDSEKLRATLTEWLDTLEVLPEGLDRAPQQTLGFQRVLQRAALHVQSSGKEEIDGPDVLVALFREPDSHAAFLLGEQGVTRLDVVTFLSHGIAKVPDDPDTGDASPGDAPDDDEEGAGTARDPLAAYTVDLVAKASAGRIDPLIGRDRELERCIHVLLRRRKNNPVFVGDPGVGKTAIVEGLALRIHHGDVPPPLADATVFALDMGALLAGTKFRGEFEARLKAVLAALRQQHNAILFIDEIHTVVGAGATHGGSMDASNLLKPSLANGELRCIGATTFQDYKQHFERDRALARRFQRIDLVEPSVAETHAILRGLKKHYEEHHAVSYTDTALRAAAELSAKHVQDRFLPDKAIDVIDEAGAAAQVKGGGKAPGKARKTIRPRDIEHVVSTMARIPPRQVTTSDRERLETLDRDLKLVVFGQNAAVDSVVSAIRLSRAGLGQPEKPVGSFLFAGPTGVGKTELAKQLAQSLGIEFLRFDMSEYMEKHTVSRLIGAPPGYVGFDQGGLLTDGIRKTPHAVLLLDEIEKAHPDLFGILLQVMDHATLTDATGRKADFRHVVLIMTTNAGAQEMAAAAIGFGAVSNADKGRKALEKLFSPEFRNRLDAIVPFAPLEPEAVERVVDKFMAQLEAQLAERRVALELTPAARTWIAKRGYDPAFGARPMARVIQEHLKRPLADEVLFGRLRDGGGRVEIDVREDDAGLAFTYQPHKPPTPAAVETEPA, encoded by the coding sequence GTGCGCCTGTCGCGTTCCCTCGAGCAGAGCCTGTCCCTGGCGGTCCGCGAGGCACGCCGGCGACGGCACGAGTTCCTGACCCTGGAGCACGTCCTCTGGGCCCTGCTCCACGACGACGCCGTCGCCCGCGTGGTGCGTGCCTGCGGGGGCGACTCCGAGAAGCTGCGCGCGACGCTGACCGAGTGGCTCGACACGCTCGAGGTCCTGCCGGAAGGCCTCGACCGCGCCCCCCAGCAGACGCTCGGGTTCCAGCGCGTCCTCCAGCGCGCCGCCCTGCACGTGCAGTCGTCCGGCAAGGAGGAGATCGACGGTCCCGACGTCCTCGTGGCGCTCTTCCGCGAGCCCGACTCGCACGCCGCGTTCCTGCTCGGCGAGCAGGGCGTCACGCGGCTCGACGTCGTGACCTTCCTGTCGCACGGCATCGCCAAGGTGCCCGACGATCCCGACACCGGCGACGCCAGCCCCGGCGATGCGCCCGACGACGACGAGGAAGGCGCCGGCACGGCGCGCGATCCGCTCGCCGCCTACACGGTCGACCTCGTGGCCAAGGCGTCGGCCGGGCGCATCGATCCGCTCATCGGGCGCGACCGCGAGCTCGAGCGCTGCATCCACGTGCTCCTGCGCCGGCGTAAGAACAACCCCGTCTTCGTGGGCGACCCCGGCGTCGGCAAGACGGCGATCGTCGAGGGCCTCGCACTGCGCATCCATCACGGCGACGTCCCGCCGCCGCTCGCCGACGCCACGGTCTTCGCGCTCGACATGGGCGCGCTGCTCGCCGGCACGAAGTTCCGCGGCGAGTTCGAGGCCCGCCTGAAGGCGGTCCTGGCGGCGCTGCGGCAGCAGCACAACGCGATCCTCTTCATCGACGAGATCCACACCGTGGTCGGCGCCGGCGCCACGCACGGCGGCTCGATGGACGCGTCGAACCTGCTGAAGCCGTCGCTCGCCAACGGCGAGCTGCGCTGCATCGGCGCCACGACCTTCCAGGACTACAAGCAGCACTTCGAGCGCGACCGCGCCCTCGCCCGCCGCTTCCAGCGCATCGATCTCGTCGAGCCCTCGGTCGCCGAGACCCACGCCATCCTGCGCGGCCTCAAGAAGCACTACGAGGAGCACCACGCCGTCAGCTACACCGACACCGCCCTGCGCGCCGCGGCCGAGCTGTCGGCCAAGCACGTGCAGGACCGCTTCCTGCCCGACAAGGCCATCGACGTGATCGACGAGGCGGGTGCCGCCGCGCAGGTGAAGGGCGGCGGCAAGGCGCCGGGCAAGGCGCGCAAGACCATCCGCCCGCGCGACATCGAGCACGTCGTCTCGACGATGGCGCGCATCCCGCCGCGCCAGGTGACGACGTCCGACCGCGAGCGCCTCGAGACGCTCGACCGCGACCTCAAGCTCGTCGTCTTCGGACAGAACGCCGCCGTCGACAGCGTCGTCTCCGCCATCCGTCTCTCGCGCGCCGGGCTCGGCCAGCCCGAGAAGCCCGTCGGCTCGTTCCTGTTCGCGGGTCCCACCGGCGTGGGCAAGACCGAGCTCGCGAAGCAACTCGCCCAGTCGCTCGGCATCGAGTTCCTGCGCTTCGACATGAGCGAGTACATGGAGAAGCACACCGTCTCGCGGCTGATCGGCGCGCCGCCGGGCTACGTCGGCTTCGATCAGGGCGGCCTCCTCACCGACGGCATCCGCAAGACGCCGCACGCGGTGCTCCTCCTCGACGAGATCGAGAAGGCCCATCCCGACCTCTTCGGCATCCTGCTCCAGGTGATGGACCACGCGACCCTGACCGACGCTACCGGGCGCAAGGCCGACTTCCGCCACGTCGTCCTCATCATGACCACGAACGCCGGCGCGCAGGAGATGGCCGCGGCGGCGATCGGCTTCGGCGCCGTGTCGAACGCCGACAAGGGCAGGAAGGCGCTCGAGAAGCTGTTCAGCCCCGAGTTCCGCAACCGCCTCGACGCCATCGTCCCCTTCGCGCCGCTCGAGCCCGAGGCCGTCGAGCGCGTGGTCGACAAGTTCATGGCCCAGCTCGAGGCGCAGCTCGCCGAGCGCCGCGTCGCGCTCGAGCTGACGCCCGCCGCGCGCACCTGGATCGCCAAACGCGGCTACGACCCGGCGTTCGGCGCCCGCCCGATGGCGCGCGTCATCCAGGAGCACCTGAAGCGCCCGCTCGCCGACGAGGTCCTGTTCGGCCGCCTGCGCGACGGCGGCGGCCGCGTCGAGATCGACGTGCGCGAGGACGACGCGGGCCTCGCCTTCACCTATCAGCCGCACAAACCGCCGACGCCCGCCGCC